Proteins encoded together in one Bradyrhizobium sp. CB82 window:
- a CDS encoding cobalt-precorrin-6A reductase: MTRALILGGTSDANLLAAKIARAGVDAIYSYGGRTRAPTGQPLPTRSGGFGGVSGLADYIRQEGITHVIDATHPFAAEMSRNAVAACADTQTPLVALERAPWVRVPGDRWIEVPDLAAAVVALPETPSRVFLAIGRQHIAPFGEKPQHAYTLRFVDPPEGALPFKADVIVSRGPFTFEGEVDTLRSRGIAWIVARNSGGDGARAKIDASRALGLPVIMIARPQLPERLRVESVAEVLAWLGHRTCLGA, translated from the coding sequence ATGACGCGCGCGCTCATTCTGGGCGGAACGAGTGATGCGAATTTGCTCGCCGCGAAGATCGCGCGCGCCGGCGTCGATGCGATCTATTCCTATGGCGGCCGCACCCGCGCGCCCACGGGTCAGCCGCTGCCGACCCGCAGCGGTGGCTTTGGCGGCGTCAGCGGACTTGCGGATTATATCCGGCAAGAAGGCATCACGCATGTCATCGACGCCACCCATCCCTTTGCAGCGGAGATGAGCCGCAATGCGGTCGCGGCCTGCGCGGACACCCAAACGCCGCTGGTCGCGCTCGAACGCGCGCCATGGGTCAGAGTGCCCGGTGATCGCTGGATCGAGGTGCCGGATCTCGCAGCCGCCGTTGTGGCGCTGCCCGAGACGCCGTCGCGCGTCTTCCTCGCGATCGGCCGGCAGCATATCGCCCCATTCGGGGAGAAGCCGCAGCATGCCTACACGCTGCGATTCGTCGATCCGCCCGAAGGAGCGCTGCCGTTCAAGGCAGACGTCATCGTGTCGCGCGGTCCATTCACGTTCGAGGGCGAAGTTGACACGCTGCGATCGCGCGGCATCGCATGGATCGTCGCCCGCAATTCCGGCGGCGATGGCGCGCGCGCCAAGATCGACGCGAGCCGCGCGCTCGGCCTGCCCGTCATCATGATCGCGCGGCCGCAACTGCCCGAGCGACTGCGTGTGGAGAGTGTGGCCGAGGTCCTGGCCTGGCTCGGTCATCGGACCTGCCTCGGCGCATAG
- a CDS encoding energy-coupling factor ABC transporter permease, with the protein MHIEPGIVTGAKLVLSYATSIAAGGVALKLAAETVREQGISSFALRSAATTALVFTFFEILPHFPVGVSEVHFILGSTLFLLFGAAPAAFGLALGLLLQGLFFVPTDLPQYGMNVTTLLVPLFAIQALATRIIPRNTAYVDLQYRQALALSTAYQSGIIAWVAFWAIYGAGFGAANLANIATFAASYALVIVIEPLADLAVLALAKSLRGVTAPGLVTPRLHDAA; encoded by the coding sequence ATGCATATCGAACCGGGAATCGTGACGGGCGCCAAGCTCGTGTTGAGTTACGCAACCAGCATCGCCGCCGGCGGCGTTGCGCTGAAGCTCGCGGCCGAGACCGTGCGCGAGCAGGGCATCAGCTCGTTCGCTCTACGGTCGGCTGCAACGACCGCGCTGGTCTTCACCTTCTTCGAGATCCTGCCGCACTTCCCGGTCGGCGTCTCCGAGGTGCACTTCATCCTCGGCTCGACCTTGTTCCTGCTGTTCGGCGCGGCACCGGCGGCCTTTGGTCTCGCGCTCGGCCTCTTGCTGCAAGGCCTGTTCTTCGTGCCGACCGACCTACCGCAATATGGCATGAACGTCACCACGCTGCTGGTGCCGCTGTTCGCCATCCAAGCGCTCGCTACCCGCATCATTCCTCGCAACACCGCCTATGTCGACCTGCAGTATCGCCAGGCGCTGGCGCTCTCGACGGCGTATCAGTCCGGCATCATCGCCTGGGTTGCGTTCTGGGCGATCTATGGCGCGGGCTTTGGCGCTGCGAACCTTGCCAACATCGCAACCTTTGCCGCGTCCTATGCGCTGGTGATCGTGATCGAGCCGCTCGCCGATCTCGCGGTGCTGGCGCTGGCAAAGTCGCTGCGTGGCGTCACCGCGCCCGGTCTCGTCACCCCGCGCCTGCACGACGCAGCGTAG
- a CDS encoding cobyrinate a,c-diamide synthase: protein MAAGLVISAPASGVGKTTLTLALARAYRDRGLKVQCFKSGPDYIDPAFHAAATGRASVNVDSWAMDRTTIEHLVSRGATADLVLAEGSMGLFDGVAARGVSGTGATADIAAMMGWPVLLVIDPSGQAQTAAAIATGLRDFRSGVRLAGVVLNRVASPRHQDLVRRALADAGIAVFGALPRHAEISLPKRHLGLVQAEEQAEIGGLIAEAARFVSEHVDLDAVLGAACAWPAQPAPNGLNVRPPGQRIALARDAAFSFVYPHMLEAWHAAGAEILPFAPLADEGPDATADVCWLPGGYPELHAGRLAANTRFRERLGAFAETRPVHGECGGYMVMGAALTDAEGARHEMLGLLGLETSFAKRRMHLGYRLAELAAPMPGHQPGVRLRGHEFHYSTIIAQPDTPLAVVHDATGAVVAETGSRRGRATGTFFHLIAEDR from the coding sequence ATGGCGGCGGGGCTCGTCATCTCGGCGCCGGCCTCCGGCGTCGGCAAGACGACGCTGACGCTGGCGCTCGCCCGCGCCTATCGCGATCGCGGCCTCAAGGTGCAGTGCTTCAAAAGCGGCCCCGACTACATCGATCCGGCCTTTCATGCCGCGGCTACGGGGCGCGCCTCCGTCAACGTCGATAGCTGGGCGATGGATCGCACGACGATCGAACATCTCGTCAGCCGGGGTGCGACCGCAGATCTCGTGCTGGCGGAGGGCTCGATGGGCCTGTTCGACGGTGTCGCCGCGCGCGGCGTCTCGGGCACCGGCGCCACCGCAGACATCGCCGCGATGATGGGCTGGCCGGTGCTGCTCGTGATCGATCCGTCCGGCCAGGCCCAGACGGCCGCCGCGATTGCGACCGGCTTGCGGGATTTCCGTAGCGGCGTGCGCCTTGCCGGCGTCGTGCTCAACCGCGTCGCGAGCCCGCGGCATCAGGATCTCGTACGGCGGGCTTTGGCCGATGCAGGCATTGCCGTGTTCGGCGCGCTGCCGCGCCATGCCGAGATCAGCCTGCCGAAGCGGCATCTCGGCCTGGTCCAGGCGGAAGAGCAGGCGGAGATCGGCGGCCTGATCGCGGAGGCTGCGCGCTTCGTCAGCGAGCACGTCGATCTCGACGCCGTGCTGGGCGCAGCCTGTGCATGGCCGGCGCAACCTGCCCCGAACGGGCTCAACGTCAGGCCGCCGGGCCAGCGCATCGCGCTGGCGCGCGACGCCGCGTTTTCCTTCGTCTATCCGCATATGCTGGAGGCCTGGCATGCAGCCGGTGCGGAGATCCTGCCTTTCGCGCCGCTCGCCGACGAGGGACCAGATGCAACCGCCGACGTGTGCTGGCTGCCTGGCGGCTATCCGGAACTGCATGCCGGCCGGCTCGCGGCGAATACGCGCTTTCGCGAGCGCTTGGGCGCCTTTGCCGAGACGCGGCCGGTCCATGGCGAATGTGGCGGCTACATGGTGATGGGCGCCGCCTTGACCGATGCCGAGGGCGCGCGGCACGAGATGCTTGGCCTCTTGGGCCTTGAGACGAGCTTTGCCAAACGTCGCATGCATCTCGGCTACCGTCTTGCCGAGCTCGCCGCCCCGATGCCGGGACATCAGCCTGGCGTGCGCCTGCGCGGCCATGAATTCCACTATTCGACGATCATTGCGCAGCCCGATACGCCGCTCGCGGTCGTGCACGATGCGACCGGCGCGGTCGTTGCCGAGACCGGATCGCGCCGCGGGCGTGCAACGGGTACTTTCTTTCATCTGATTGCGGAGGACCGGTGA
- the cobJ gene encoding precorrin-3B C(17)-methyltransferase, which produces MTGTLTIAGLGPGDDALVTPEVSVALAAATDVVGYAPYVARVAPRDGLTLHPSDNRVELQRASEALRLAAEGRQVVVVSSGDPGVFAMASAVFEALEGAPQWQKLPIRVLPGVTAMLAAAARAGAPLGHDFCAINLSDNLKPWAAIEKRLRLAAEADFAIALYNPRSASRPEGFGRALAVLREAARGDRLVIFARAISAPDERIETVTLDEARPEMADMRTLVIVGNSQTRRVGRWVYAPRQVR; this is translated from the coding sequence ATGACGGGAACGCTGACCATTGCCGGACTTGGGCCCGGCGACGATGCGCTGGTGACGCCGGAGGTCTCTGTCGCGCTTGCTGCTGCGACGGATGTGGTTGGCTATGCGCCCTATGTCGCGCGGGTTGCTCCCCGCGACGGGCTCACGCTGCATCCGTCGGACAATCGCGTCGAGTTGCAGCGTGCGAGCGAGGCGCTGCGGCTTGCGGCCGAAGGCCGGCAAGTCGTCGTGGTGTCCTCCGGCGACCCCGGTGTGTTTGCGATGGCCTCTGCGGTGTTCGAGGCGCTCGAAGGCGCGCCGCAATGGCAGAAGCTTCCGATCCGTGTGCTGCCCGGCGTGACCGCGATGCTGGCGGCGGCTGCGCGCGCAGGCGCGCCGCTCGGCCATGATTTCTGCGCGATCAACCTCTCCGACAATCTGAAACCGTGGGCGGCGATCGAGAAGCGCCTTCGGCTCGCAGCGGAGGCCGATTTCGCGATCGCGCTCTATAACCCGCGCTCGGCGAGCCGCCCGGAAGGCTTCGGCCGCGCGCTCGCGGTGTTGAGGGAAGCGGCTCGCGGTGACCGTCTGGTGATCTTCGCCCGCGCGATCAGTGCGCCGGACGAGCGGATCGAGACGGTGACGCTGGACGAGGCGAGGCCCGAGATGGCGGACATGCGCACGCTCGTCATCGTCGGCAATTCGCAGACGCGCCGCGTTGGTCGCTGGGTCTATGCGCCGAGGCAGGTCCGATGA
- the cobT gene encoding nicotinate-nucleotide--dimethylbenzimidazole phosphoribosyltransferase, producing the protein MLPNWVYEKCPGISAAHREAAMARQAQLTKPTGALGRLEQVAIDLAGLQETEQPRAARVPIIVFAGDHGIVAQGVSAYPQEVTIAMMSNFAAGGAAIAVLARELGSSLEVVDAGSLAQSPVPGIVADKPRCGTRDFSVEAALEPAELAFAFDCGRRAVARAAVEQPDLLILGEMGIGNTTTSAAIAASLLGVSADEIAGSGTGVDAAGRARKARVIDEALARHGLTKAGTSPEQTLRTVGGLEIAAICGAIIAAAQRRIPTLIDGFIVSVAALAAARLNPSCQPFLLPSHQSAEQGHRLVLRALNVQPLVSLDLRLGEGSGAAIALPLVRLACALHNGMATFAQANVPDRPA; encoded by the coding sequence ATGCTCCCCAATTGGGTCTACGAGAAATGCCCGGGTATCTCTGCCGCGCACCGCGAGGCGGCGATGGCGCGGCAGGCGCAACTGACCAAGCCGACAGGCGCGCTCGGCCGGCTCGAGCAGGTCGCGATCGATCTCGCGGGCCTGCAAGAGACGGAGCAGCCGCGCGCCGCGCGCGTGCCGATCATCGTCTTTGCCGGCGATCACGGCATCGTCGCCCAGGGCGTGTCCGCCTATCCCCAGGAAGTCACGATCGCGATGATGTCGAATTTCGCCGCGGGCGGCGCTGCGATCGCGGTCCTCGCGCGTGAATTGGGCTCAAGTCTCGAGGTCGTCGATGCCGGCTCGCTGGCGCAGTCGCCGGTGCCGGGGATCGTCGCGGACAAGCCGCGCTGCGGCACGCGCGATTTCAGTGTGGAGGCTGCGCTGGAACCGGCGGAGCTGGCTTTTGCGTTCGACTGTGGACGGCGTGCAGTCGCACGTGCGGCGGTCGAACAACCTGATCTTCTGATTCTCGGCGAGATGGGCATCGGCAACACCACGACCTCGGCGGCGATCGCGGCGAGCCTGCTCGGCGTGAGCGCCGACGAAATCGCAGGCAGCGGCACCGGTGTCGATGCTGCGGGTCGCGCGCGCAAGGCGCGCGTGATCGACGAAGCGCTCGCCCGGCATGGCCTGACGAAAGCCGGCACATCGCCCGAGCAAACGCTCCGCACGGTCGGCGGCCTCGAAATCGCTGCGATCTGCGGGGCGATCATCGCGGCTGCGCAGCGGCGCATTCCGACCTTGATCGACGGCTTCATCGTGTCGGTCGCCGCGCTGGCGGCCGCGCGCCTCAATCCGTCATGTCAGCCGTTCCTGCTGCCGTCGCATCAGTCGGCGGAGCAGGGCCATCGTCTTGTGCTTCGCGCCCTCAACGTTCAGCCGCTGGTCAGCCTCGATCTCAGGCTCGGAGAGGGATCGGGCGCGGCGATCGCGCTGCCGCTGGTGCGGCTCGCCTGCGCCCTGCACAATGGCATGGCGACGTTTGCGCAGGCCAATGTTCCGGATCGCCCGGCCTAA
- the cobF gene encoding precorrin-6A synthase (deacetylating) — MVTLSLIGIGCGDPEQLTLAAIRAINAADLVLIPRKGTQKSDLAELRRTICADLLTNKQTRIAEFDLPVRDAGEADYRKGVDDWHDAVAATWSRAISSHLGHDGRVALLIWGDPSLYDSSLRIARRLDPLPAIEVIPGITSIQALCAAHALPLNDIGEPFLVTTGRRLREGGWPDRVDTVVVMLDGGTAFQSLDPEGLQIWWGAYLGMPDQIVMSGALAEIGPRIVAVRREARERHGWIMDSYILKRST; from the coding sequence ATGGTCACGCTTTCCCTGATAGGCATCGGTTGCGGCGATCCCGAGCAGCTCACGCTCGCAGCGATCCGTGCCATCAACGCGGCCGATCTCGTTTTGATCCCGCGCAAAGGAACGCAGAAGTCCGATCTTGCCGAACTACGGCGGACGATTTGCGCTGATTTGCTCACCAACAAGCAGACACGTATCGCGGAGTTCGACTTGCCGGTGCGTGACGCCGGCGAGGCTGATTACCGCAAGGGGGTCGATGACTGGCATGATGCGGTCGCCGCGACGTGGTCGCGGGCGATCTCGAGCCATCTCGGACATGATGGCCGCGTTGCGCTGCTGATCTGGGGCGACCCGTCGCTCTATGACTCGTCTTTGAGGATCGCGCGGCGGCTTGATCCTTTGCCCGCGATCGAGGTCATTCCTGGCATCACCTCGATCCAGGCGCTGTGCGCGGCGCATGCGCTGCCGCTGAACGATATCGGCGAGCCTTTCTTGGTGACGACAGGGCGGCGACTGCGCGAGGGCGGCTGGCCCGACCGCGTCGACACCGTGGTGGTGATGCTCGATGGCGGCACGGCGTTTCAGTCACTCGATCCGGAAGGGCTGCAGATCTGGTGGGGCGCCTATCTCGGCATGCCCGATCAGATCGTCATGTCGGGTGCATTGGCCGAGATCGGCCCACGCATCGTCGCGGTACGGCGCGAGGCGCGCGAACGGCACGGCTGGATCATGGACAGCTACATTCTCAAACGCAGTACGTGA
- a CDS encoding precorrin-8X methylmutase, with the protein MPHVYETDGATIYRQSFATIRAEADLARFTADEEQVAVRMIHAAGMVGLEAHIRFTPGMARAARAALQNGAPILCDARMVSEGITRARLLASNAVICTLGDPAVAALAQSMRNTRSAAALELWRPHLNGAIVAIGNAPTALFHLLNMLEDRDCPRPAAIIGCPVGFVGAAESKAALMAKPPAPALTVEGRLGGSAITVAAVNALASRSE; encoded by the coding sequence ATGCCGCACGTGTACGAGACCGACGGCGCGACGATATATCGGCAATCCTTTGCGACCATACGTGCCGAGGCGGATCTCGCGCGCTTCACGGCCGACGAGGAGCAGGTCGCCGTGCGCATGATCCACGCCGCCGGGATGGTGGGGCTCGAGGCGCATATCCGCTTCACGCCGGGTATGGCGCGTGCCGCGCGTGCGGCGCTTCAGAACGGCGCGCCGATCCTGTGCGATGCGCGCATGGTGTCTGAAGGAATCACGCGCGCGCGGTTGCTGGCCAGCAATGCCGTCATCTGCACGCTCGGCGATCCGGCCGTTGCCGCGCTGGCGCAGTCCATGCGCAACACGCGCTCGGCGGCGGCGCTCGAGCTCTGGCGGCCGCATCTGAACGGCGCTATCGTCGCGATCGGCAATGCGCCGACCGCACTGTTTCATCTGCTCAACATGCTGGAGGATCGCGATTGCCCGAGGCCGGCGGCAATCATCGGCTGTCCGGTCGGCTTCGTCGGCGCGGCCGAATCGAAGGCCGCCTTGATGGCGAAGCCGCCGGCGCCGGCATTGACCGTCGAGGGCCGCCTCGGCGGCTCAGCGATCACCGTTGCCGCCGTGAATGCGCTGGCGAGCCGGAGCGAATAG
- the cobM gene encoding precorrin-4 C(11)-methyltransferase — MTVHFIGAGPGAADLLTLRGRDLIAASPVCLYAGSLVPEGVLAHCPKGARIVNTAPLSLDEIVVEIANAHAEGKDVARLHSGDLSIWSAMGEQLRRLRALDIPFTVTPGVPSFSAAAAALEAELTLPGLAQSVVLTRTPGRASAMPEGEKLAAFAATGAVLAIHLSIHLLDKVVAELTPHYGSDCPVAIVWRASWPDQRIVRATLATLDAAVGAELERTALILVGRTLGSEEFSESRLYAADYDRRYRPFGPAPRFPEVS; from the coding sequence ATGACCGTGCATTTCATTGGGGCAGGGCCGGGCGCCGCCGATCTCCTCACTCTGCGCGGGCGCGATCTGATCGCGGCCTCGCCGGTGTGCCTCTATGCGGGCTCGCTCGTGCCTGAGGGCGTGCTGGCGCACTGCCCGAAGGGCGCGCGGATCGTCAACACGGCGCCGCTGTCGCTCGACGAGATCGTCGTCGAGATCGCCAACGCGCATGCGGAAGGCAAGGATGTCGCGCGGCTACATTCGGGCGACCTCTCGATCTGGTCGGCGATGGGCGAGCAATTGCGCCGCCTGCGCGCGCTCGACATTCCCTTCACCGTTACGCCGGGCGTGCCGTCGTTCTCCGCTGCTGCCGCAGCGCTCGAGGCTGAACTGACTTTGCCGGGGCTTGCGCAATCGGTGGTGCTGACGCGCACGCCGGGGCGGGCGAGCGCAATGCCGGAGGGTGAGAAGCTTGCTGCGTTCGCCGCGACCGGAGCGGTGCTCGCGATCCATCTCTCGATCCATCTGCTCGACAAGGTCGTCGCCGAGCTGACGCCGCATTATGGCTCCGATTGTCCGGTCGCGATCGTCTGGCGCGCGAGCTGGCCCGACCAGCGCATCGTCCGCGCGACGCTCGCCACGCTTGATGCGGCCGTCGGTGCCGAGCTCGAACGCACCGCGCTCATCCTGGTCGGCAGGACTCTCGGCTCGGAGGAATTTTCCGAGAGCCGCCTTTACGCCGCCGACTACGATCGCCGCTACCGGCCGTTCGGTCCTGCGCCGCGCTTTCCGGAGGTGTCGTGA
- a CDS encoding cobalamin biosynthesis protein: MKVAGLGFKHDATLAALREALLAAGGVEGLAAVATVSDKANSAALKLLAGELNVPIKAISADMLAGIATPTQSKLIKDKFGTGSVAEAVALAAAGRDARLIATRVVSQDRTATAAIAEGDGE, from the coding sequence ATGAAGGTCGCAGGGCTTGGCTTTAAGCACGACGCCACGCTCGCCGCACTGCGCGAGGCACTTCTCGCCGCCGGCGGTGTGGAAGGTCTCGCGGCTGTTGCAACCGTCAGCGACAAGGCGAACAGCGCAGCGCTGAAGTTGCTGGCGGGCGAATTGAACGTGCCGATCAAGGCGATTTCCGCCGACATGCTCGCCGGCATCGCGACTCCGACCCAGTCAAAACTCATCAAGGACAAGTTCGGCACGGGATCGGTGGCGGAAGCCGTCGCGCTCGCGGCTGCGGGCCGTGACGCGCGGCTGATTGCGACCCGCGTGGTCTCGCAGGACCGGACCGCGACCGCGGCGATAGCGGAAGGAGACGGCGAATGA
- the cbiE gene encoding precorrin-6y C5,15-methyltransferase (decarboxylating) subunit CbiE produces the protein MADPWLTIIGIGEDGLAGLSEASRKALAGAETVFGGERHLALAGIADRGRPWPVPFDAGVVLSCRGRPTAVLASGDPFWHGAGASLAEQLEAGEWIAHPAPSTFSLAAARLGWRLESVVCLGLHAAPFERLVPHLAPNARIVCLVRDGKAAGDLAKWLTARGWGASALWTLTALGGPRENVRAHRADSFAAEAGDILVAVALEARGSQGIPRSSGLADDLFVNDGQITKRPMRALALSALAPRPGERLWDIGAGSGSISVEWALCRGAAIAIEAREDRAVNIRSNAAAFGLAHRIAVIVGTAPGALAGLETPDAVFIGGGFDAAMFDAVWSRIVPGTRLVAHAVTLETETLLVELNQRHGGELMRVEIAHAEPLGRYRSWEAARPVVQWSVVR, from the coding sequence ATGGCTGATCCCTGGCTGACGATCATCGGTATCGGCGAAGATGGCCTTGCTGGCCTCTCCGAGGCAAGCCGAAAGGCGCTTGCCGGGGCCGAGACCGTGTTCGGCGGCGAGCGCCATCTTGCGCTCGCAGGCATAGCCGATCGCGGCCGCCCGTGGCCAGTGCCGTTCGATGCCGGCGTTGTGCTGAGCTGTCGCGGCCGACCCACCGCGGTGCTCGCCTCGGGCGATCCGTTCTGGCACGGCGCCGGCGCAAGCCTCGCCGAGCAGCTGGAAGCAGGTGAATGGATCGCGCATCCGGCGCCGTCGACGTTCTCGCTCGCCGCGGCGAGGCTGGGCTGGCGGCTGGAGAGTGTTGTCTGTCTCGGACTGCATGCCGCGCCGTTCGAACGCCTGGTGCCGCATCTCGCACCTAATGCGAGAATCGTCTGCCTCGTGCGCGACGGCAAGGCGGCCGGCGATCTCGCGAAGTGGCTGACGGCGCGAGGCTGGGGCGCCTCAGCACTGTGGACTCTCACCGCGCTCGGCGGCCCGCGCGAAAACGTCAGGGCGCATCGCGCAGACAGCTTCGCGGCGGAAGCTGGCGACATCCTGGTCGCCGTCGCGCTGGAGGCGAGGGGATCACAGGGCATTCCGCGCAGCTCGGGTCTTGCGGACGATCTCTTCGTGAATGACGGCCAGATCACCAAACGCCCGATGCGCGCGCTGGCCTTGTCCGCGCTGGCGCCACGTCCGGGTGAACGGCTCTGGGACATCGGCGCAGGCTCGGGCTCAATCTCGGTCGAATGGGCCTTGTGCCGCGGCGCGGCGATTGCGATCGAGGCGCGTGAGGATCGTGCCGTGAACATCCGCAGCAATGCCGCGGCTTTCGGACTGGCGCATCGGATCGCCGTGATCGTGGGAACTGCACCCGGCGCATTGGCGGGCCTGGAGACACCTGATGCCGTGTTCATCGGCGGCGGCTTCGACGCCGCGATGTTTGATGCCGTCTGGTCTCGCATTGTCCCGGGCACGCGGCTGGTGGCCCATGCCGTGACGCTGGAGACCGAAACTTTGCTGGTCGAGCTAAACCAGCGCCATGGCGGCGAATTGATGCGGGTCGAGATCGCGCATGCGGAGCCGCTTGGCCGCTATCGCTCCTGGGAGGCGGCGCGGCCGGTCGTGCAATGGAGCGTGGTGCGATGA
- a CDS encoding precorrin-2 C(20)-methyltransferase: protein MGRIICCGLGPGDPDLMSVRSDREVRAARHIAYFRKKGRPGQARRIVEGMLAADVTEYPMEYPVTTEIAFDSLEYMRLLAGFYDEWAERLARLARAVDVVVLCEGDPYFYGSFMHLHARLQGRVEIEVIAGIPGMAGCWNAVGQPIALGDDVTTVLMGTLAEDELERRMRSSDALVIMKTGRNLQKVRRALASAGRLDDAWLVERGTMPSERVARLAETDESDCPYFAIVLVHGRGRRMDAGQ, encoded by the coding sequence ATGGGGCGTATCATCTGCTGCGGCCTTGGGCCTGGCGATCCCGACCTGATGAGCGTCCGCTCCGATCGCGAGGTGCGCGCGGCCAGGCATATTGCCTATTTTCGCAAGAAAGGCCGTCCGGGTCAGGCGCGGCGCATCGTCGAGGGCATGCTGGCGGCGGATGTGACCGAATATCCGATGGAATATCCGGTCACGACCGAGATCGCCTTCGACAGCCTGGAATACATGCGGCTGCTCGCCGGCTTCTACGACGAGTGGGCGGAGCGGCTGGCGCGTCTGGCACGCGCGGTCGACGTCGTCGTGCTCTGCGAGGGCGATCCTTACTTCTACGGCTCCTTCATGCATTTGCACGCACGATTGCAGGGGCGTGTCGAGATCGAGGTGATCGCCGGCATTCCGGGCATGGCCGGCTGCTGGAACGCGGTCGGTCAGCCGATTGCGCTCGGCGACGATGTGACGACGGTCCTGATGGGAACGCTCGCCGAGGACGAGCTCGAACGGCGTATGCGCAGCTCCGATGCGCTCGTCATCATGAAGACCGGGCGCAATTTGCAGAAGGTGCGCCGTGCGCTCGCCTCCGCCGGCAGGCTCGACGATGCCTGGCTGGTCGAGCGCGGCACGATGCCGAGCGAGCGCGTTGCGCGGCTCGCCGAGACGGACGAATCCGACTGTCCCTATTTTGCGATCGTGCTCGTGCACGGGCGGGGGCGCCGTATGGACGCGGGCCAATGA
- the cobA gene encoding uroporphyrinogen-III C-methyltransferase produces the protein MSGFVSFVSAGPGDPELLTLKGAARLREADVVLYDDLASGAILELARPGANLVAVGKRAGRPSTKQQHVNRLLVDYAATGARVVRLKSGDAGIFGRLEEEIETLRVAGIGYEIVPGVTSACVAAAQAGIPLTRRNTARRVQFVTGADVTGQLPQNLNWAALADPDATTVVYMGRRTFPDLAAKLIAQGLAPETPALFAESLGRADERLVRTTIAKLAEELAQAVPAATAAVILFGALAGESS, from the coding sequence GTGAGCGGCTTCGTCTCCTTCGTCTCCGCCGGTCCCGGCGATCCCGAGCTTTTGACGCTCAAAGGCGCCGCGCGGCTGCGCGAGGCCGACGTGGTGCTCTATGACGATCTTGCATCCGGTGCGATCCTCGAGCTCGCCCGGCCCGGCGCCAATCTCGTGGCGGTCGGCAAACGCGCCGGAAGGCCCTCGACCAAGCAGCAGCACGTCAACCGCCTGCTGGTCGATTACGCGGCGACCGGCGCGCGCGTGGTGCGGCTGAAATCCGGCGATGCCGGAATCTTCGGCAGGCTGGAAGAGGAGATCGAAACGCTGCGGGTGGCCGGGATCGGCTACGAGATCGTGCCCGGCGTTACCTCGGCCTGCGTCGCGGCAGCGCAAGCCGGCATCCCCCTGACCCGTCGGAACACAGCGCGCCGGGTACAGTTCGTGACCGGAGCCGATGTGACCGGGCAGTTGCCGCAAAATCTGAACTGGGCGGCGCTGGCCGACCCCGATGCGACGACGGTCGTCTATATGGGCCGGCGCACGTTCCCGGATCTTGCCGCGAAGCTGATCGCGCAGGGGCTTGCTCCGGAGACGCCGGCGCTGTTTGCGGAATCACTTGGCCGCGCCGATGAGCGGCTCGTCCGCACCACGATCGCCAAGCTCGCCGAAGAGCTCGCGCAGGCCGTGCCCGCGGCCACAGCCGCCGTTATCCTGTTTGGCGCACTGGCGGGAGAATCGTCATGA